Within the Vanacampus margaritifer isolate UIUO_Vmar chromosome 8, RoL_Vmar_1.0, whole genome shotgun sequence genome, the region CTACTGGTCCccctctccccctcccccttttaTATAGGCTATTGATGTTTGTGAGGTGTTTggacaaaactgtcaaaatgaagAGAGCTGTCTAATAAAGTTGATTTGAATAGATTTAGTTGATGTTACTTGCGTGGGATTAAAGAGACTAATTCAATTCACACATCTAGGGCCTTGGGCTCCGCTGGTCGAGGTCTCCATTTGAACCCCGACTGAAGGACGAAGACGGGAGTTCCAACACTTTGAGTGTGTGGCCTTCTCAGACACGGGGTAGTACCTGTCTTTTTGCTCACTTTCTTAGCTTGTGAGAGAGATAATGCTCCTTTCCCCCCTCTGCTTGTATGGCCTAAGAGAGATTTTGATGCAACGCTGTGAGTGGCTAAAAGGGTCTGTTTCTATGCTCTTTTGGTGATTGGACGACTGGCTGGCTAATTTCGCAGCTGTGGAATGGTCACTGATGTTACGCTTTTGTAGAAAGCTTACAAAGTCATCAATGAGTCTGGCTACTTGTGACTGGATTATACAGAGCTGGTGCCAACGCATCAGCAAGGCAATTGGATTTACACCGCTGGTCCAAGTGCCTGAAATTCTGATGAAatgctcatttccattttttattgtgtatttcagGTGATACAGATACAAAATGGCTTTCTTTATACTGATTGAACACATGGGCCAAATCTCATTTCTTTACTTGCAACCTCACTCCTGTTTATGCCAGGGCCTCTTTGATTGAAATGTGGGTAACCTCCACATTAGTTCACTGGCCTAGTCAGCAATTATTGAGAATTAATGACACGCCTAATGTagcttatttaattttgtatgctTGTATATGGTCTTAAGGTATGCAATTTCATGCATACCCCACTTTACACTGCCATGACATAATGCTAATTGTGTTCACTtaacagtaaaaacaaacattggaaTTGTCACTTGCaccatgcagtgtaaatccTGCCTTAAGACACCCCCACCCACTCCCCACCAATCTAAATATGAccgaaatgaatttttgccatGTTGTTGACATGTTTATTAGAATGTTTGGGACAAGAAGAGTGTGGACTAAGGACCTGCCTGTGTCTTATTCTCTGCTCTCGTGAGTCTCTTTGCTCTTCTTTTTCAAAGCCTTCTGCTCTTTTTCCACTTCGGCGCTTTTCCTCTGTATGTGCACTGACTGAAATAAAGGGGAATCAAAAAAGAAATTCTGTGTGTTGGAGAGTTTTTATCATTGTGGCATATTGTTAAAATGTATCTGACCAGGAAAACTCACCAATGCAGTGCTGCGACGGGCCAGAAGTTTTACATCCTCTGCTGACACCGTGCATCTTTTGGCATGTCTGTTATCAGAGAATTCAGATGGCCTTGAGGTTAACCTACAACACCTCAGCTCATCAATTAATGTTGGGGGGAAAATACATACTTGGCAAACGATTCCAGGTCT harbors:
- the cenps gene encoding centromere protein S; the encoded protein is MSESEEETRLRLKAAIHYTVGQICHQMAEDHRKEFSRQVVAAITETAFRQCEIFAKDLESFAKHAKRCTVSAEDVKLLARRSTALSVHIQRKSAEVEKEQKALKKKSKETHESRE